A single region of the Chrysoperla carnea chromosome 5, inChrCarn1.1, whole genome shotgun sequence genome encodes:
- the LOC123300266 gene encoding acetyl-CoA acetyltransferase, mitochondrial isoform X1, with translation MSHLNYLKQLHKLNYTQRLYSTKKPQLNEVVIVSAVRTPIGSFLGSLAPLPATRLGAVAVNAAIERAGIPKEEVTEVFLGSVCQGGQGQAPARQATIFAGLPKSTICTTIHKVCASGLKSIALGAQSIQTGDQEIVLAGGMESMSNVPYYLKRGQTPYGGISLQDGIVLDGLWDVYHKIHMGNCAENTAKKFGITRQQQDDYAIQSYKRSEESYKNNVFASQLVPVNVPQKRGKPDLVFDADEEYKRVDFKKFGKLATVFQKENGTVTAGNASTLNDGAAAVILTTPEKAQKLGLKPLARIVAFQDAATEPIDFPIAPSFGIPKLLEKAGVKKNDVALWEINEAFSVVVLANMLKLDLDPSKVNVHGGAVSLGHPIGMSGCRLIVHLAHVLKPGQFGVGSICNGGGGSSSMLIEKLPNENVGDNKKPVITLYTKEPCPLCEELKIELEPYMKHIQFETVDITLRENLRWLRLYRYEIPVLFFNGQYLCKHKLNKVLLEQKLKEVYNK, from the exons atgtcccatctcaattatttaaaacag ttacacaaattaaattatacccAACGCCTTTATAGTACTAAAAAACCACAATTAAATGAAGTCGTTATAGTATCTGCGGTTCGGACACCAATAGGTTCATTTTTAGGATCATTAGCACCCTTACCGGCTACTAGATTAGGAGCCGTTGCTGTAAATGCAGCAATCGAACGTGCTGGTATTCCTAAAGAAGAAGTTACCGAAGTATTTTTAGGATCAGTATGTCAAGGCGGTCAAGGACAAGCTCCTGCTCGTCAAGCTACCATTTTTGCGGGTCTTCCAAAATCCACAATTTGTACAACAATACATAAAGTATGTGCATCGGGATTAAAATCGATAGCATTAGGTGCCCAAAGTATTCAAACAGGTGACCAAGAAATAGTTTTAGCAGGTGGTATGGAATCTATGTCAAATGTGCCATATTACTTAAAAAGAGGCCAAACACCTTATGGTGGAATAAGTTTACAAGATGGTATTGTTCTTGATGGATTGTGGGATGTTTATCATAAAATTCACATGGGTAATTGTGCTGAAAATACAGCGAAAAAATTCGGAATCACTCGTCAACAACAAGACGATTATGCAATTCAAAGTTACAAACGAAGTGaagaatcatataaaaataatgtattcgCGTCCCAATTAGTTCCAGTGAATGTTCCTCAAAAAAGAGGAAAACCTGATTTAGTTTTCGATGCAGATGAGGAATATAAACGagttgatttcaaaaaattcggtAAACTAGCAACagttttccaaaaagaaaatggAACAGTGACTGCTGGAAATGCATCCACATTAAATGATGGAGCTGCAGCAGTAATATTAACTACACCTGAAAAAGCTCAAAAATTAGGATTAAAACCATTAGCTCGAATTGTTGCTTTTCAAGATGCTGCAACAGAACCAATCGATTTTCCAATAGCACCATCATTTGGTATtccaaaattattagaaaaggCAGGTGTTAAAAAGAACGATGTTGCTTTATGGGAAATTAATGAAGCTTTTAGCGTTGTCGTATTGGCGAATATGTTGAAATTGGATTTAGATCCATCGAAAGTGAATGTACATGGTGGAGCTGTAAGCTTAGGACATCCAATTGGAATGTCTGGTTGCCGTTTAATTGTACATTTAGCCCATGTTCTAAAACCAGGACAATTTGGCGTTGGATCAATTTGCAATGGTGGAGGGGGCTCATCTTCTATGCTCATTGAGAAATT accGAATGAAAATGTTGGAGACAACAAAAAACCAGTGATAACATTATACACAAAAGAACCATGCCCTTTATGCgaagaattgaaaattgaattagaACCATATATGAAACATATACAATTCGAAACTGTTGATATTACATTAAGAGAAAATTTAAGATGGTTACGATTATATCGTTATGAGATACCagtgttattttttaatggccaatatttatgtaaacataAGTTAAATAAGGTGCTAttggaacaaaaattaaaagaagtatataataaataa
- the LOC123300266 gene encoding acetyl-CoA acetyltransferase, mitochondrial isoform X2, with translation MSHLNYLKQLHKLNYTQRLYSTKKPQLNEVVIVSAVRTPIGSFLGSLAPLPATRLGAVAVNAAIERAGIPKEEVTEVFLGSVCQGGQGQAPARQATIFAGLPKSTICTTIHKVCASGLKSIALGAQSIQTGDQEIVLAGGMESMSNVPYYLKRGQTPYGGISLQDGIVLDGLWDVYHKIHMGNCAENTAKKFGITRQQQDDYAIQSYKRSEESYKNNVFASQLVPVNVPQKRGKPDLVFDADEEYKRVDFKKFGKLATVFQKENGTVTAGNASTLNDGAAAVILTTPEKAQKLGLKPLARIVAFQDAATEPIDFPIAPSFGIPKLLEKAGVKKNDVALWEINEAFSVVVLANMLKLDLDPSKVNVHGGAVSLGHPIGMSGCRLIVHLAHVLKPGQFGVGSICNGGGGSSSMLIEKLSEHTFQPEHVFMTLV, from the exons atgtcccatctcaattatttaaaacag ttacacaaattaaattatacccAACGCCTTTATAGTACTAAAAAACCACAATTAAATGAAGTCGTTATAGTATCTGCGGTTCGGACACCAATAGGTTCATTTTTAGGATCATTAGCACCCTTACCGGCTACTAGATTAGGAGCCGTTGCTGTAAATGCAGCAATCGAACGTGCTGGTATTCCTAAAGAAGAAGTTACCGAAGTATTTTTAGGATCAGTATGTCAAGGCGGTCAAGGACAAGCTCCTGCTCGTCAAGCTACCATTTTTGCGGGTCTTCCAAAATCCACAATTTGTACAACAATACATAAAGTATGTGCATCGGGATTAAAATCGATAGCATTAGGTGCCCAAAGTATTCAAACAGGTGACCAAGAAATAGTTTTAGCAGGTGGTATGGAATCTATGTCAAATGTGCCATATTACTTAAAAAGAGGCCAAACACCTTATGGTGGAATAAGTTTACAAGATGGTATTGTTCTTGATGGATTGTGGGATGTTTATCATAAAATTCACATGGGTAATTGTGCTGAAAATACAGCGAAAAAATTCGGAATCACTCGTCAACAACAAGACGATTATGCAATTCAAAGTTACAAACGAAGTGaagaatcatataaaaataatgtattcgCGTCCCAATTAGTTCCAGTGAATGTTCCTCAAAAAAGAGGAAAACCTGATTTAGTTTTCGATGCAGATGAGGAATATAAACGagttgatttcaaaaaattcggtAAACTAGCAACagttttccaaaaagaaaatggAACAGTGACTGCTGGAAATGCATCCACATTAAATGATGGAGCTGCAGCAGTAATATTAACTACACCTGAAAAAGCTCAAAAATTAGGATTAAAACCATTAGCTCGAATTGTTGCTTTTCAAGATGCTGCAACAGAACCAATCGATTTTCCAATAGCACCATCATTTGGTATtccaaaattattagaaaaggCAGGTGTTAAAAAGAACGATGTTGCTTTATGGGAAATTAATGAAGCTTTTAGCGTTGTCGTATTGGCGAATATGTTGAAATTGGATTTAGATCCATCGAAAGTGAATGTACATGGTGGAGCTGTAAGCTTAGGACATCCAATTGGAATGTCTGGTTGCCGTTTAATTGTACATTTAGCCCATGTTCTAAAACCAGGACAATTTGGCGTTGGATCAATTTGCAATGGTGGAGGGGGCTCATCTTCTATGCTCATTGAGAAATT GTCGGAACATACATTCCAACCCGAGCATGTCTTTATGACTCTCGTGTAA
- the LOC123300266 gene encoding acetyl-CoA acetyltransferase, mitochondrial isoform X3 translates to MSHLNYLKQLHKLNYTQRLYSTKKPQLNEVVIVSAVRTPIGSFLGSLAPLPATRLGAVAVNAAIERAGIPKEEVTEVFLGSVCQGGQGQAPARQATIFAGLPKSTICTTIHKVCASGLKSIALGAQSIQTGDQEIVLAGGMESMSNVPYYLKRGQTPYGGISLQDGIVLDGLWDVYHKIHMGNCAENTAKKFGITRQQQDDYAIQSYKRSEESYKNNVFASQLVPVNVPQKRGKPDLVFDADEEYKRVDFKKFGKLATVFQKENGTVTAGNASTLNDGAAAVILTTPEKAQKLGLKPLARIVAFQDAATEPIDFPIAPSFGIPKLLEKAGVKKNDVALWEINEAFSVVVLANMLKLDLDPSKVNVHGGAVSLGHPIGMSGCRLIVHLAHVLKPGQFGVGSICNGGGGSSSMLIEKL, encoded by the exons atgtcccatctcaattatttaaaacag ttacacaaattaaattatacccAACGCCTTTATAGTACTAAAAAACCACAATTAAATGAAGTCGTTATAGTATCTGCGGTTCGGACACCAATAGGTTCATTTTTAGGATCATTAGCACCCTTACCGGCTACTAGATTAGGAGCCGTTGCTGTAAATGCAGCAATCGAACGTGCTGGTATTCCTAAAGAAGAAGTTACCGAAGTATTTTTAGGATCAGTATGTCAAGGCGGTCAAGGACAAGCTCCTGCTCGTCAAGCTACCATTTTTGCGGGTCTTCCAAAATCCACAATTTGTACAACAATACATAAAGTATGTGCATCGGGATTAAAATCGATAGCATTAGGTGCCCAAAGTATTCAAACAGGTGACCAAGAAATAGTTTTAGCAGGTGGTATGGAATCTATGTCAAATGTGCCATATTACTTAAAAAGAGGCCAAACACCTTATGGTGGAATAAGTTTACAAGATGGTATTGTTCTTGATGGATTGTGGGATGTTTATCATAAAATTCACATGGGTAATTGTGCTGAAAATACAGCGAAAAAATTCGGAATCACTCGTCAACAACAAGACGATTATGCAATTCAAAGTTACAAACGAAGTGaagaatcatataaaaataatgtattcgCGTCCCAATTAGTTCCAGTGAATGTTCCTCAAAAAAGAGGAAAACCTGATTTAGTTTTCGATGCAGATGAGGAATATAAACGagttgatttcaaaaaattcggtAAACTAGCAACagttttccaaaaagaaaatggAACAGTGACTGCTGGAAATGCATCCACATTAAATGATGGAGCTGCAGCAGTAATATTAACTACACCTGAAAAAGCTCAAAAATTAGGATTAAAACCATTAGCTCGAATTGTTGCTTTTCAAGATGCTGCAACAGAACCAATCGATTTTCCAATAGCACCATCATTTGGTATtccaaaattattagaaaaggCAGGTGTTAAAAAGAACGATGTTGCTTTATGGGAAATTAATGAAGCTTTTAGCGTTGTCGTATTGGCGAATATGTTGAAATTGGATTTAGATCCATCGAAAGTGAATGTACATGGTGGAGCTGTAAGCTTAGGACATCCAATTGGAATGTCTGGTTGCCGTTTAATTGTACATTTAGCCCATGTTCTAAAACCAGGACAATTTGGCGTTGGATCAATTTGCAATGGTGGAGGGGGCTCATCTTCTATGCTCATTGAGAAATTGTGA
- the LOC123300118 gene encoding zinc finger protein 569-like, with the protein MDYFEIICRTCSSEGVLRSLFSMGSVKLSEMLTEISGIEVIENDNYPQYICTICVDKLNSAYMFKKQCHEVNKKFKEYLDNLNIKIEPISVKEENNLVVEDDFENNCQSPNNFDKEHLQTEHNSKPKKKSGQTCQICNKSVVGLAQHLRIHRGEKPHVCKICGRGFTQKSSLTDHIFVHTKEKPFKCSQCDKAYNRRRRLNHHIRIKHTPGENYQKSVSERNKISSGESYERNNIRSGESYECNECHKKFWKKGALAVHKLYHREKSYLCSYCGKGFVFMKQLSIHLRMHTGERPFKCTICEKSFSLESSLSTHRLIHSEEKRFKCSYCEKKFTTRSAYNTHRLIHTGDKPFKCDICNQNFRHKRTLKLHVVTHTGERPHTCKLCEKSFTQDSALKTHQLTHTGEKRHKCSVCDKKFALKGNLTVHMRTHTGETPYACSICHKGFHDSSSMKKHTKKHEVVKNETEQVKSLEVL; encoded by the exons ATGGactattttgaaataatctGTCGAACATGTTCTTCTGAAGGTGTATTAAGATCATTATTCAGTATGGGCTCCGTAAAACTATCTGAAATGTTAACTGAAATTTCTGGCATTGAG GTAATCGAAAATGATAATTATCCACAATATATATGCACAATTTGTGTAGATAAACTGAATTCCGcatatatgtttaaaaagcaATGCCacgaagttaataaaaaatttaaggagtatttagataatttaaatattaaaattgaaccgATATCagtaaaagaagaaaataatttagttgtTGAAGATGACTTCGAAAACAATTGTCAATCACCcaacaattttgataaagaacatttaCAAACGGAGCATAATTCAAAACCGAAGAAGAAAAGTGGTCAAACTTGTCAGATATGTAATAAGAGTGTTGTAGGTTTGGCACAACATTTACGAATACATAGAGGGGAGAAACCTCATGTTTGCAAAATTTGTGGACGTGGTTTTACACAAAAAAGTAGTTTAACGGACCATATATTTGTTCATACAAAAGAAAAGCCTTTTAAATGCTCTCAATGTGACAAGGCTTATAATCGTAGGAGACGTTTAAATCATCATATCCGAATAAAACATACACCTGGAGAAAATTATCAGAAATCAGTTTCGGAACGAAATAAAATCTCTAGTGGGGAATCATACGAACGGAATAATATCCGTAGTGGGGAATCATATGAATGTAACGAgtgtcataaaaaattttggaagaaagGAGCTTTAGCTGTTCATAAATTATATCATCGAGAAAAGTCATATTTATGCAGTTACTGTGGAAAAGGTTTCGTTTTTATGAAACAACTTTCAATTCATCTAAGAATGCATACTGGGGAGCGTCCCTTTAAATGTACAATatgtgaaaaatcattttctttagaGAGTTCATTAAGCACGCATCGACTTATACATAGTGAAGAAAAACGTTTTAAATGTTcgtattgtgaaaaaaaatttactactaGAAGTGCTTATAATACTCATCGATTAATTCATACCGGTGATAAACCGTTtaaatgtgatatttgtaatcaaaattttagacATAAACGAACTTTAAAATTGCATGTTGTAACACACACGGGAGAACGACCTCACACATGTAAATTGTGTGAAAAATCATTTACACAGGACAGTGCATTAAAAACACATCAGTTAACACATACGGGGGAAAAACGACATAAATGCagtgtttgtgataaaaaatttgctcTCAAAGGAAATCTTACGGTACATATGCGAACTCACACGGGCGAAACACCTTATGCCTGTTCGATCTGTCATAAAGGATTTCATGATTCGAGTAGCATGAAAAAACATACGAAAAAACATGAAGTTGTAAAAAATGAGACTGAACAAGTGAAATCACTTGAAGTGCtgtaa